A region of Carassius gibelio isolate Cgi1373 ecotype wild population from Czech Republic chromosome B11, carGib1.2-hapl.c, whole genome shotgun sequence DNA encodes the following proteins:
- the LOC127968472 gene encoding protein tyrosine phosphatase type IVA 1 isoform X2 produces MGPAPVEITYKNMRFLITHNPTNATLHKFIEELKKYGVTTVVRVCEATYDANLVVKEGIQVLDWPFDDGAPPSNQIVNDWLNLLRVKFREEPGCCIAVHCVAGLGRAPVLVALALIEGGMKYEDAVQFIRQKRRGAFNSKQLFYLEKYRPKMRLRFKDSNGHRNNCCIQ; encoded by the exons ATGGG ACCTGCCCCGGTGGAGATCACTTACAAAAACATGAGATTCCTCATCACCCACAACCCCACTAATGCCACGCTACACAAATTCATTGAG GAACTGAAGAAATACGGGGTGACGACGGTAGTTCGAGTGTGTGAGGCCACATATGATGCAAACCTGGTTGTTAAAGAAGGTATTCAGGTTCTG GATTGGCCCTTTGACGATGGAGCTCCTCCCTCTAACCAGATCGTTAACGATTGGCTGAATCTTCTTCGGGTGAAGTTTAGGGAGGAGCCAGGCTGCTGCATCGCTGTACATTGTGTTGCAGGCCTTGGAAG AGCCCCAGTGCTGGTTGCTCTGGCCCTGATTGAGGGTGGCATGAAATATGAGGATGCTGTTCAGTTCATTCGACA AAAGCGCCGAGGAGCATTCAACAGCAAGCAGCTCTTCTATCTGGAAAAATATCGTCCCAAAATGCGTCTTCGATTCAAGGATTCCAACGGCCACCGCAACAACTGCTGCATTCAGTAA
- the lgsn gene encoding lengsin gives MQESEESRYMEKIPDQVDGGNMSAGKKNADSREKRLSSSDWDRKGMSVPLVPTNVPIPGPTNDPIVISIGPPHRCPSVSSESQYQDLSREDDYANMHGWRRENLQYYPSTGEGGVPKQTLDELKSVLRESSLLGAKGQDGGRSYPPGQRVDCKPDQMPSKSFSTFKPHSEARRASRLREGSSRWDSGGSSMTDGPPGRSSGMSSPTAETSHWEEAGTSRSDNERSQALSFASQSFISDVEHIKQQIARENISFVRFEATDLHGVSRSKTVPARFFHEKAVYGIPMPRSYLELTLSPKVNEVDHPSAANFSSDVLLVADLSTFQILPWADQTARLICDPCTITGVPLRTSPRLIAKQMLGQLQSMGFSIHSSFTYECCIFGAPERVGPKAVFFPATTLLSNYDLPFLQQLVGGMYYMGVDVESFSSANGPGQMEICFKPRFGIDAADSAFTFRTGIKEMARKFDYIATFFTDGNIHNSGLLSHSLWDAGGRRSLFHSGNGELSEIGRKWLSGLLQHSAALSCLLAPGIGCRNQLSKGKKNPKNHIYATCGCNDNSCAFNVKIHGGRETHIDNKLGSAMANPYIVLAATIAAGLDGIRRSLNAEQLLSKAPGQQKQFPIPVQLDDALVALAEDSVIRSALGEPFVQYFIAMKRVEIETQEQDADKNKGLEYFI, from the exons ATGCAGGAATCAGAGGAATCCAGATATatg GAAAAAATTCCAGACCAGGTGGATGGAGGGAATATGAGTGCAGGAAAGAAGAATGCAGATTCCAGAGAGAAGCGTCTTTCCTCTTCTGACTGGGACAGAAAAGGGATGTCTGTACCCTTAGTGCCAACAAATGTACCAATTCCTGGCCCCACAAACGACCCCATCGTTATTTCCATCGGCCCTCCACATCGTTGTCCCTCTGTTTCCAGTGAGTCCCAGTACCAGGATCTCTCGAGAGAAGATGACTACGCCAACATGCATGGATGGAGAAGGGAGAACTTGCAATATTACCCATCAACTGGTGAGGGTGGCGTCCCCAAACAAACTTTGGATGAACTGAAAAGTGTGTTGCGTGAGAGCTCCCTACTCGGTGCAAAAGGGCAAGATGGAGGAAGGAGCTACCCTCCGGGTCAAAGAGTAGACTGTAAGCCAGATCAGATGCCATCTAAGAGTTTCAGCACCTTCAAGCCCCATTCAGAAGCCAGGAGAGCATCCAGACTCAGAGAGGGAAGTTCTAGATGGGATTCTGGTGGGTCTTCGATGACTGATGGACCTCCAGGGAGGTCTTCTGGTATGAGTTCACCCACTGCTGAGACGTCCCACTGGGAAGAAGCTGGTACATCACGCTCAG ACAATGAGAGGTCACAAGCACTCTCTTTTGCATCGCAAAGCTTCATTTCTGATGTAGAGCACATAAAACAGCAAATCGCCCGGGAAAACATCAGCTTTGTTCGCTTTGAGGCCACTGATCTTCATGGCGTGTCCCGATCCAAGACAGTTCCAGCTCGATTCTTTCac gaaaaaGCAGTATATGGCATCCCCATGCCGAGAAGCTACCTGGAGTTAACCCTAAGCCCTAAAGTCAACGAAGTTGATCATCCGAGCGCAGCCAACTTCAGCAGTGATGTCCTCCTGGTCGCAGATCTTTCCACATTCCAAATCCTTCCCTGGGCGGACCAGACCGCTCGTCTTATCTGTGACCCCTGCACGATCACCGGTGTGCCACTGCGAACATCACCCCGCCTCATCGCCAAGCAGATGCTCGGCCAACTCCAGAGCATGGGATTCTCTATCCACTCGTCCTTCACATATGAATGCTGCATCTTCGGGGCCCCTGAACGAGTGGGACCTAAAGCAGTGTTCTTCCCTGCAACCACACTGTTGAGCAACTACGATCTACCCTTCCTCCAGCAGCTAGTTGGAGGGATGTACTACATGGGAGTTGATGTCGAGAGCTTCTCATCTGCGAATGGACCAGGACAGATGGAGATTTGCTTCAAACCAAGGTTTGGAATTGATGCTGCTGACAGCGCCTTCACCTTCCGCACAGGAATCAAAGAGATGGCCAGGAAGTTCGACTACATCGCCACCTTTTTCACAGACGGCAACATCCACAATTCTGGCTTACTCTCCCACAGCCTTTGGGATGCCGGCGGCAGAAGAAGCCTTTTCCACTCGGGCAACGGGGAACTTTCGGAGATCGGAAGAAAGTGGCTCTCAGGTCTTCTCCAGCACTCAGCCGCTCTGAGCTGCCTCTTGGCTCCAGGGATCGGCTGTCGAAACCAGCTTTCCAAAGGCAAGAAAAATCCCAAGAACCATATTTACGCCACATGTGGTTGCAATGACAACAGCTGCGCCTTCAACGTGAAAATTCACGGTGGACGCGAGACTCACATCGATAACAAGCTGGGGTCAGCGATGGCCAATCCTTACATTGTGTTGGCGGCTACAATAGCAGCAGGACTGGATGGTATTAGACGGAGCCTGAATGCCGAACAGCTTCTAAGCAAAGCTCCAGGTCAGCAGAAACAGTTCCCAATCCCTGTTCAATTGGACGATGCTTTAGTGGCTCTGGCAGAGGACAGTGTGATTCGTAGTGCACTGGGAGAGCCCTTTGTGCAGTATTTTATTGCCATGAAGCGTGTAGAGATTGAGACGCAAGAGCAGGATGCCGACAAGAACAAGGGGCTTGAGTATTTTATCTAA
- the LOC127968472 gene encoding protein tyrosine phosphatase type IVA 1 isoform X1: protein MARMNRPAPVEITYKNMRFLITHNPTNATLHKFIEELKKYGVTTVVRVCEATYDANLVVKEGIQVLDWPFDDGAPPSNQIVNDWLNLLRVKFREEPGCCIAVHCVAGLGRAPVLVALALIEGGMKYEDAVQFIRQKRRGAFNSKQLFYLEKYRPKMRLRFKDSNGHRNNCCIQ from the exons atggCTCGTATGAATAGACCTGCCCCGGTGGAGATCACTTACAAAAACATGAGATTCCTCATCACCCACAACCCCACTAATGCCACGCTACACAAATTCATTGAG GAACTGAAGAAATACGGGGTGACGACGGTAGTTCGAGTGTGTGAGGCCACATATGATGCAAACCTGGTTGTTAAAGAAGGTATTCAGGTTCTG GATTGGCCCTTTGACGATGGAGCTCCTCCCTCTAACCAGATCGTTAACGATTGGCTGAATCTTCTTCGGGTGAAGTTTAGGGAGGAGCCAGGCTGCTGCATCGCTGTACATTGTGTTGCAGGCCTTGGAAG AGCCCCAGTGCTGGTTGCTCTGGCCCTGATTGAGGGTGGCATGAAATATGAGGATGCTGTTCAGTTCATTCGACA AAAGCGCCGAGGAGCATTCAACAGCAAGCAGCTCTTCTATCTGGAAAAATATCGTCCCAAAATGCGTCTTCGATTCAAGGATTCCAACGGCCACCGCAACAACTGCTGCATTCAGTAA